A genome region from Triticum aestivum cultivar Chinese Spring chromosome 2B, IWGSC CS RefSeq v2.1, whole genome shotgun sequence includes the following:
- the LOC123042175 gene encoding BTB/POZ and MATH domain-containing protein 2-like produces the protein MANRWNLVGKRVRVPEITSSRCIPESTVTGTLSFEVAAAHYPNLLAMGVDECARSDVYSFGGYDWGIELYPYRWWPGDNQASNAMAYLWFLGPAGPVHTKYTLSVLGNEIEEPVASFGVLEGLFSPVEPNNCWGTLLKPLSELGDGGFTLQYVLTVINVEPRPMELPGHLERMLVKGRRADVRFRVRGRNFRAHSSILAERSPVFEAQLFGPMAEKDMRRIKVVGMRPAIFKMMLRYIYTDILPSCNDQGGRSAAVMQRLLVAADRYGLDRLKLMCEEELCRRIDAETIMSMHALAHRYHCDRLKHACLQFLTWSPEVLADVFESSGFNELCMTNYRPLPLEGEVSRAKRSHAEEETDPGQK, from the coding sequence ATGGCCAACCGCTGGAACTTGGTAGGGAAGAGGGTGCGGGTGCCCGAGATCACATCGTCGAGATGCATCCCGGAGAGCACCGTCACTGGGACTCTCAGCTTCGAGGTGGCAGCTGCTCATTACCCCAATCTCTTAGCCATGGGCGTGGACGAGTGCGCTAGATCGGACGTCTACAGCTTCGGCGGCTACGATTGGGGCATCGAGTTGTACCCATACAGGTGGTGGCCGGGCGACAACCAGGCAAGCAATGCCATGGCCTACTTGTGGTTTCTCGGCCCAGCCGGGCCAGTGCATACCAAGTACACgctgagcgtgttgggtaacgagATAGAGGAACCGGTGGCCAGCTTCGGCGTGTTGGAGGGACTCTTTTCTCCGGTGGAACCCAATAACTGCTGGGGCACATTGCTGAAACCGCTGtccgagctcggggacggcggcttCACGTTACAGTACGTCCTCACCGTCATCAACGTCGAGCCCCGGCCGATGGAGCTGCCCGGCCACCTCGAGCGCATGCTGGTGAAGGGAAGACGCGCGGACGTCCGGTTTCGGGTGCGCGGCCGAAACTTCCGCGCGCACAGCTCTATCCTGGCCGAGCGGTCGCCCGTCTTTGAAGCGCAGCTCTTTGGCCCCATGGCGGAGAAGGACATGCGGCGGATCAAGGTTGTCGGCATGAGGCCAGCCATCTTCAAGATGATGCTTCGCTATATCTATACGGACATACTGCCGTCATGCAACGACCAAGGCGGCCGCAGCGCTGCGGTGATGCAGCGTTTGCTTGTCGCGGCGGACAGGTACGGGCTGGACAGGCTGAAGCTCATGTGCGAGGAAGAGCTGTGCCGGAGGATCGACGCAGAGACCATCATGTCCATGCACGCGCTGGCACATCGGTACCATTGTGATCGGCTCAAGCATGCATGCCTCCAGTTTCTTACGTGGTCGCCGGAAGTCCTCGCCGACGTCTTTGAGAGTAGTGGGTTTAACGAGCTCTGCATGACAAATTACCGACCATTGCCTCTGGAGGGAGAAGTCTCGCGGGCAAAACGTAGCCATGCAGAGGAAGAAACTGATCCAGGCCAGAAATGA